CAAATTAAGTGTTATTTTAACAGCAATGAAAATAAACATTACAAAACGTAAATGGTCATATATTGTTAAAGATAAAAACTATCCATAAAATCTAAAAATTAAATATTATTTTATCGATCTTAATATAAGGTAACATGTTAAGTAAATTTTAGATTAAATTTTATTGATTTAACTATTTATGTTTATAATCTAGAAAATGATATTTTCAGCTGTAAGTGAACTTCTTTGACCATCGTTTTCTCTTTTCATATTTTTTTCTCCGAGAATGTGAAATGTATACATATATATCGTAGTAAAATTCACATTTCAACAAATATACTAACAAAGATGACGAGGAAAAATAAGTTCCAGAGCCCAGTACAAGCAAATTTCAAGCCTTTGTTTAGAAAGTGAATGCACCACAAAAGATTTGTCATCTTATATGACAATTAATCTTAGAACAGGTAGCGGTCACAAGAAATCTGGTACGTTGTAATATACAATGTGATAACTACTGCCCAAGATGTGGAGAGTTAGAAGAAACTGTTACTCATGCGATTTTCGAATGCCCACCGGCCTTACAAACATGGACATTATCATCAACATCGTCAAACTCTCAAATATTCCCTATCTCGAATATCTATACCAACATGGAATATCTATTTTGGAGGAAGAATTGTAATATGGAGCCAAAAGATGATAGATATCCTTATCCTTGGATAATTTGGTACATTTGGAAGGTTATGAATGATAAGCTATTCAGAGGTATAGACAGAGACCCATTGGAGCTAGTCAGATATGCAGAGAGCGAGTGTCAGGCCTGGTACAATGCGAAGGATACTATACCTGCTCCTCCACATGCACAAATTGTTTAAGAAACACAAGCCTTAAGCTTGGGTAATATTTGTATGGTGGATGGTTCATGGACTTCCATAGATCAATTCAGTGGAATTGGATGAGTTTGAAAGGATAGCATGGGAAAGATCTAACTTATGGGGACACGGAACCTAAGGAGGTGTGAGACATCACTACACTCGAAAATGGAAGCGCTAATATGGGCAATGGAGAGCATGCTATAACATTCGACATGACAGAGATTTGAGACATATTGCAAGGACCTGATTGCAATAATAACGGACCCACAAGCTTGGCCAAATTTCTCAACTGAGCTGGAGGTCATTCAAATTCTCCAGATGTGTTTTCCGGACTTCAAGATCAGCTCCTTCCCAAAGGCGCAAAATGAAATTGCTGATTAGCTAGCTAGGAATGCCCGTTCTTTTCATAGATCTCTTTGTTTTATTGATTATTCTATTCCGGTTTGGTTACCAAGACCACCTCAAATTTGAGTAATAGAATAGTCGTTTGTTGTAAAAAAAAACAAAAAAAAGTTGATTAATAAAGTAAAGGCCTTCATGGGTGGGAATTAAGAAAGATGTACGAGTGCAAATACTAAACAGAGATCTAGGGATAATGAGACTAATAGAAATTTTTGGATATTTTATGTTAAATATTATGCAAAGTAACAAATAAATGCTATAATTTTAAATTTTTAGATTTTTGTTATTATGCCCATTACTCTTATTTTGGTTTTATTAATTTTTGGATCGAGTTTGGCTCAGTTTTTTCAAAGTCTGGTTCAAATCAGATTATAACTAAAGTCTAAAATTGGTCTCGAGCAGGCGTGTTGGGGCTGCGCGACGCCTCCACAGGTCTGTGGCGACGGATCTGGTGTCGGACTTATCACGGCTGTTTTTTCAGGAGGAAATTCTTCACGATGGAAATCTCTGGTAACGACGGAGAAAGAGTACTAAAGCTCATTATGATTCTCGTTTTGATGAAACGATATGTTTCGTATACAGGTGCCACGTGTCGATATGAGAAGAAGTGGCTTATCTAGCTGGCGGCTGACGTGGAGCATGAGGAGCGAGAAAATTGTATTTTATAATAATAGATTTTAAAAAAGCTTTCCAATAAAAAAACAATACCGTATATTACAAACGTTAATAGCTTTGTTGGGTAGAAAGAATTAGCAATGCGAAAATAGAGAGCTAGGGATGAGAAAACTAAATGCTAGTGGATCCTTTTTTTGGTTAATTGTTTCTGTTGACTAGTCAATGATTTCTAAATCCAAATTTTTTTTCTAAATCCACTAAACTATTAGAACCAATAACCTCAGCTTAATAGGAAAAAAGCCCAACAAGACGGGTTACTAAGCGGGTCAAACATATCCGAGTAAAACTGGATCCAATGGTGGATCGTGAATCATCTTCTCGTCGATGCGAGTGGACAAAAGTGATTATGCAGAGATTTCAATGAACAACAAGACTTGCCGTTGGATCGCTTTCTCTTCCTTGGCAATTCCGTCGAATCTCTACCGATTTCAACAATGACGACTTCAGATTCGAGCTCTTCTTCTTCTTCATCATCCGCCAACGATTTCGCCGATCGGAACCCTAGCACCGATCCGGGGACGAATTCGGACCGTGTTCAAAGTCAGTTGGAGTCAATGAATCTGTCTGAGCCAAGCGTAGTCTCTGATGGAACCCCCACCGATGATGATGACGAGGAGGTTGCATCGGCCAACGGGAATGAAGGCGGAGTTAGCAACGGAGGGGAGGAGATAGAGGCGTTGCCAAGGGCGGAGGAGCATCCGGTGGAAATGGAGGCAGGGGAGGAGCCGCCGAGTCCGACGAGCAGCGGTTACGATGGGGAGAGAGGGAGCAGCGGCGGAGCTTCCTCTACCTACAAAGCTGACGAGGATGAGATTCGGGAAGCTAATGTGGACGCTGACACCGCCTCGCAGCATGAAGCCGCGTGGTTGCCTGGGAAACGCCATGTCGACGAGGTGAGCTTCATCAATTCCAAGCATCTGCTCTCCTTGTGATCGTTTTGGATGGTATTCAGTTTCCGCCGTGGATTGTTGGGTTATGAGTTCTTTTAGTTCTGGAAATGTTGTTGTGATTGAAAGCTTCTTCCATCATTCGGTAGAGTTCATTATCTATTAACGGTATGATTAAACCATTTATATGAAACGCAGGATGATGCTTCTCTTTCGTGGAGAAAGAGGAAGAAGCATTTCTTTATATTGAGTAACTCCGGAAAACCCATATATTCCAGGTTTGCTCCATTTCTCCATAATTTAACTATTCACTATTATATTGCGGGTTTTAACTACTTTTTTTCAGATATGGAGATGAACATAAGCTTGCTGGATTTTCAGCTACTCTTCAAGCTATTATTTCCTTTGTTGAGAATGGGTGAATTGCACATGCTTTCTCTGCTGTTTGTTTCCATTGATAATTATATTTTTGTCTTTTAAGGTTCATGCCTAACCCATTCTTTTTCAGTGGTGACCGTGTCAATTTAGTCAAGGCAGGAAAACACCAGGTATTCGAATTCCTTGCGCAATAAGTTTAAAAGTTTGGCGGTAGTGCCTATATTTGCTTATTAGTCAGATACATTGGTGTAGAGAATTGAATGGCAAAATGGAAATAAATGAACAAAAATTTCCTTTGAATTTGTTTATTTTCTAGTCTACGAGTGGAATGCTTATTCCATTCCGTTCAACATATTGAGGAATGCTTCATTCCACCATATTTTATCCCAGGAAATAAACTTCCATTTGCACCCTGATGGAAGTGTTCTGTTCAATTACAATAAGTAATTCATGCGTATGTCCATTTCAGGTTGTCTTTCTCGTGAAAGGGCCAATATACCTGGTTTGCATCAGCTGTACAGATGAAACATATGAGTATTTAAGGGGGCAGTTGGATCTTCTTTATGGTCAGGTAACAACAGCACTACTGCTCTGTATCCTTTCTTTAGAAACTTTTTTCATGTTCAAATAAGCGGTTCAAATGACCAAAATGCAATATTGGTGATGCAGATGATAGTGATTTTAACAAAGTCAATAGAGAGATGTTTTGAGAAGAATGCAAAGTTCGACATGACACCCTTGCTTGGAGGGACAGATGCTGTCTTCTCATCTCTTGTCCATTCATTTAGCTGGTTTGTCTCTGATCTCCCACTCAACCACTTGCCTTTCACATTGTTTTCCTGTTAGTTTACTAATATTAATGTGGAGAGTTAGGCTGCCGAAGTTCTATGGCTCCCAAATCTGGAGGAAAATTACACCTATCTATATTTGTGTTAGAAGTGATGATCTAATCTCTAGAAAAATGAGGACGTTTTTCACTGGAATTGTTATAAAAGTACACATCGTTTCATGGATCAGTTGTCTGGTAGAAGCCAACATTGTGATTAATGATAGACATATTTTAGCAAAAATGTAAAAAGGAGGCTAATATACGAAGTAATCCAATTTGTATATTGCAATTTCTACGTTCAACTGACAAGCCTAAGTTTTATTAGAATGTTGTAGTCTATTTATTGTCTTTCCCATAGCCATAATGTTCTTGTTACAAAATTACTCCTTTTCTCTTTTCGGTATACTCCTAAGCTTCAGGTAGACAATGTTTTAACAAGCTTTGAGATGATCTTCCTAATTTTTAGGAACCCAGCTACATTTCTACATGCCTACACTTGTCTTCCCCTTCCGTATGCGTCGAGGAAAGCTACAGGGACAGTATTACAAGACGTTTGCGCGTCTGGGGTCTTGTTTGCACTGCTAATGTGCAGACACAAGGTACACGCCCTTGTACAATAGATCAAAGTTTTTCAGCCTGGTATCATATTTGTTGACTGTATGTTAACTTGCAGGTTGTCAGTCTTGCTGGTGCACAGAAAGCTTCTCTCCATCCCGATGACTTGCTTCTACTCTCAAATTTTGTCATGTCTTCAGAATCATTCAGGCAAGTGCTAAATATTTTGCCTATCTACAAACAGTGAACCATACATTTGTTTTGTGTGTAACTTGATCTCACTAAGTCCTCTCTGCTAGCAGGACATCAGAATCTTTCTCACCAATCTGTCTACCAAGATACAATCCTCAGGCCTTTTTGCATGCCTATGTCCACTTCTTCGATGTGAGTCATAACTTAATACCTGTAAAGAGCTTCTTAAACCATCTAAAGTATTGATATGTTTAACTTACTGGATGATGTAGGATGATACATATGTGATATTGCTTACCACGCGTTCAGATGCCTTCTATCATCTCAAAGATGGCAGGTAAAAATCGCTTTCATACTTGAAGATATTTGTGTTTTTGACATACTGTTTCTATAGGCATGTTATTGGGATCCATAAACATGTGTAGGGTTCGTATCGAGGCTGTTCTTCTCAAGTCAAATATCCTTACTACGGTTCAAAGATCAATCGCTGAAGGTGGATTGCGTGTTGAGGATTTGCCAATAGACCGCCGGCTTAGACAGAAACCATCATCTACTAATAATCAGGGACAAGATTCAACGGAGGTATCAGTGGGAACTGGAGGTCCCTTTGGACTTTGGCATTTCATGTATCGCAGTGTATACTTAGATCAATACGTTTCCTCTGAGTTCTCACCTCCAGTAACTAGTCACAGACAACAGAAAAGGTAAAAGCCATGAATCTCCATTGAGTGATTAGTATTTGGAACGGGAAAGAAACTGATCTAATTGTGTTGCAGTCTATACCGAGCATACCAGAAACTCTATGCTTCAATGCATGAGAAAGGATTGGGACCCCACAAGACTCAATATAGAAGAGACGAAAACTACAGTAAGTTCCTGAATATGCACATTTTAACAAAATACGAAAATCTTATTGATGCGAGCTGACAGAAAAAGAGCTTTGCGAAAATTGCTGCAGCTCTGCTATGCTGGGTCACACCAGATTTTGAACTCTACGCAGCATTTGATCCCCTTGCAGACAAGGTAAGATTCTTTTTAAGCTTATTCGAATAGAAGTGCTGCAAAATTGGGATGATTATAACACAATGAAATAATGTTGCTGCAGGCGATGGCGATAAAGATATGCAATCAGGTGTGCCAGAGGGTAAAAGAGGTGGAGAATGAAGTGTTTTTGCAAGGAGCTAGCCCTTTCTCTTGGTGATATATATATATACGTTTGGGGTTTTTTCTACTATGTTTGATACTTACAATTACCAAATCTTGTACTTTTAGAAGCACACCTCCTTTTCTTTGCTTCTGAAGTAATATGGCAATAATGTGTAATTCATTGGTGTATCGTAACCAGAAGCTCTTGTGATGCTTCTCTTCTGTGAAACCAGAATACTTTTTGTAATGAATAGTCAAACATTTAGAATTAGTTTATGAATCCTTTTGAGGTTTTGATGGAGACTGGAGTAGGTATAGGTAGTGAAGAGTGAGGGTTGTTAGGTTGTGTGGTTTCAGTTTTTTTTTTTTCCAACAACGAAATGCTATTTTATTCCAGACCACCGGAATAGAACAACGAACAAAATAAAATTTTCTATGGAAAGATTTTGCCGTCTTTGCTAAAGAGTCAAAAATCTGATTTTGCGCTCGTAGAATATGAGTAATCTTGAAGTCCGGGAAACATAGTTGCAAAGTTTTTATTCTCTCCAATTCTGTTGCAAAACTTGGTCAAACGTGTGGTTTCTCAATTATGACGATCAAATCTTTGCACTATGTTCCAAAGCTCTGATATGTTGTGCGGTTTCAGTTTAAATGCCCCGATCAATTATGTTATTATCTTCTCTAGTTGTATGTATCATATTCCTCAAGTTACAAAATAACAAGTTCGTTTCCTATTTTAGTGACAAATATATTATACCAACATTTGTTTGGAAAGCATTTGATAGTGGTTTGTACTGGTGATGAGTGATGTGTTTAATAATATATAATTATGTCACTACCTCATCCGTACATAGTTCTTTTCATCATATGAAACTACTATGTATTTGTAGAAATGTTACTACTACTAAGTCATTTTTTTTTTACTCTGGATAATTATGTTATTACAAAAACTATGAAAAATATTACACACAATTCTACAGCCAACAATTTTATCTGCTTTATAAAGATTCACTTCTGACTGCATCACCTGAGTCGTCCTATGTGATCCACGCTTGACGATATTCCTTGCGCTATGCTGCAGATCCAATATACGAGGACATTCATCAATTTTGGGAGATCAAATGAAAAATGTTTTTTTTTATAAATTTGAAAGTTAATGTTGGTCACTAAGTATAACGTTTTTTGAACTGTTGGTCACTAAGACTATCTCCAATCCAACTGCATATTTTAATGTAAAATGGAGTAGTAAGTAATTCTTTTATTTTTTGTTCACTACTCCACTTCCCACTCTATTTTGCAGTAAAATATGCAGTTGGTTTGGAGATGCTATAAGCATAACTATGATTATAAATTCCACCTTTAATTACTGCAAAACACCCGAGTTCTCAACCACTTAACAAAGTGTTGATCTTTCTTTTTATTCAGCTCATCAGTGGATATACGTATATTTGGTGTCGATTTTCCCACTTGAGTAAAAAAAACTGCAAATAATAAAATAATAAGGTTAATATATATATATAATAAGAACAAACTGAATCAAATTTTAGCATTTAGTTACCTTTCAAATGAACTCATCATAGTATCCTCACAATTGAATAAAATATAAGTGTGGGCACTATGTGAGTCTTCTTGACTAGACCAATAAACCTCTTTCATTTTTCCACTCATGAGGCCGATTTGGGAAAAAAATGTCAGGAACACCATCTACTTCATATGTTGTTGCAACACTACCATCATCATATTTTCGTGGAACATTTTTTAGGGTACATATTTTTGGTGCAAAGTAGTAGGATGTGAAGTGCGATGTTTCTTCCATCAAACTCCCATCAACTATGGAACCGTCCACCTTTGCAAGGTTTTTCGCGTTTCCTTTCAAATGCTTCATAGATCGCCCGTATGGGTACATCAACCAATGGTGAATAGGTCCGCCAAGTAAGACCTCATATGGAAGGTGGATAACAAGATGTTCCATGACATAAAAAATCCAAAGGAAATATCTTCTCCAAGTTGCACAATTAAGTCGAAATGTTGTCATGAAGTTGTTGGACGACATCTTCATTTAACGTATGTGTGCTCAGATCCCCAATGGCTTATTTTATCAAAAAGTAAACACATTAAAGTTAGTATATAATTAAGAAAGATGTCATGTACATTCGTTAGAAGTAGTAGTCCATGACTCTTTAAATGTGGCAAGTATGAAAATTGTACATGTGGAAAATATGATATAGAATTTTTTTCTTGTAGACATGTTATTCCAACTATTCTTTCAAGAAGTATGGAGATAGACCAATTCATAGATGAATTATACACGACTACTTCTTAGAGAAGTCTTTACGAGGAAAGTATTAATCATATACCAGTCCCGGAAGATGAATGGCGTATTCCTGAACATTCAAAGATGCTACCACCTAAAGCACGTAGAAGTGCTGGTAAGAGAAAAAGAAGATATGAATAATTTGAATACAAGATATGCACGTCACAAGGATCACAAATAGTTAAAGAGTACAAGTGCAGCCGTCGTGGTTATGGAGGACACAACAGAAGATCATGTGATGTTACAATCTAGTTTTGATTACTTTTATTAAAACATTGTATTGATTATGGCTGACTTTTCAGTTTTAGATGTGTTTGGTTTAGGATTTATATTGGTTTTCACTTTTGAAATCGATTTACATGAATCAGAGGTGGATGTGATTGGTTAGTTAGTTGGTGTGCAACGTAATATTTAAGAGTTGGTTTAGGAGTACAAGATACAAAAACAATAAATGTTTAAGTTGGGAGACAACCTAATGCTTAATATTATTGAAATCACGACCCAGAAAAAGAATAAGTATAAAACACTAAACAACCGAACAATCTTCTCTATTAAAAGAGAAGTACCATTTTTATCTACCATAAAAAAGTCATACTAGCCTTATTAGGTTCATTTCATTAATTACATTTATTTAATTATTTATATTAATCTATTTAATATATAAAGATATTAATAATAAATTAATTTTAACTGTAAATTTAAATTTTATTTTTAGTTATAACAAAATGTTGAGAANNNNNNNNNNNNNNNNNNNNNNNNNNNNNNNNNNNNNNNNNNNNNNNNNNNNNNNNNNNNNNNNNNNNNNNNNNNNNNNNNNNNNNNNNNNNNNNNNNNNNNNNNNNNNNNNNNNNNNNNNNNNNNNNNNNNNNNNNNNNNNNNNNNNNNNNNNNNNNNNNNNNNNNNNNNNNNNNNNNNNNTTGTTGGGTTTTTCCCTCATTAGCCCAAGACCCAAGAAGCCCAAGAAGAAGAAGAAATATCTAGAGAAAAATGGAGAAGGATGAAGAAGTGTGTAGAAAAGGAAGTGTGTAGAAGATGAAGTGTGTAGAACTAACTTGTAGTCTCCACTTACTAGTATAAATAGGGGTGCTTAGCACCATTTGTAATCATCCAAGAATCAAGAAAAACAAAGAGAGAAAATATTTGTAAGAGAGAGTTTCCAAAAACAAAATCTTTGTAGTAAACCCTTTCCTAAATATTAAGAGTCTTCTTCTTAAATCTTTTAGTTGTCTAATCCCATCTTCATCTCATCGATATTGGGTAATTTTCCCAACAAGAAACCACACCACGCTAACGAGGAGAACACTCAGGCCCAAGAACTGACGAGAGTATAATTTCACTAATATATTTACAACTAATATATCCATATTTTTTAGTCTTTGATATTATTTTATCCTAGTATTTCAATATTCAATAATCTTCTTTTTATATAATTTGAGAGTATCCGAATCTGAACTCAATTAATTCTCTGGAGGCTGGTCTATCGGCGACAGACAACCCCAGAATTCTACAATAGAATTAAATATCCACACCAGTCTGGTCACAATTATAGGTAAATCTTCATGGTGTGTTTCAAATCCTGGAAATTTAACACTTCTCTAAGTCCACCGAACCATCCGACCACACTCACGTCGTTAATATATTCAATAATCTTTTCTCTTAGTTTATACTAGTATTACCTCCCGTGCTCCGCACGGATCAGTTAATTTTACTTTCCAATTTTTTTGATAAATAAAACTATAATGATTATCAACATTAAAAAATAAATTATTATTATTTAGTCACATATCTGCCTACATTTAAATGGTCTTTTCTTATAAGATACTAAAGTTGTTGTTTCATTGTGTTTTAATCAAAATAAAATATTATATTAGTCACACACCAACATCTAAATTTAATAATTGCTGCATTCAGACAAAGACTTTGAGGACTTAAAATAATTATTATGATTTTTTTCATAAAATGATATATATATATATATATGTGATTTAATTTTCATAGAGCGTCAAGATATATAGGAACATGCAGAAATGTAGTTAAGGTATTATGATTGATCTATTTAATTTAATTTTTATTTTTGTAAATAATTCTCCTTAAAAATAAAAATCTCCTTAGATTTGATATAAAGAAAAATAAAAACAATGAAACTAAAAATATATTTAGACTATTCAATTTGTATATAATAGACTCGATATGCTCTATATTTCAAGAAGAAAAAAAAATTTATGTAACACTCAGACTAACACACAGATTTGTAAATACCAAGTTTCATCACATTATTTATTAACCAATTGAATTTCTTTAAGCATGTAAAAGCTACAAAAATAAAATATTTAAAAAAACATAAAAAGAGAATTAGAGAAGAACTAAGATACCACTTGTTTTCCGTTTATGGACGGTTCTTTTCTTGTATTCCATTTACTGCAGACAAAACT
The DNA window shown above is from Brassica oleracea var. oleracea cultivar TO1000 chromosome C3, BOL, whole genome shotgun sequence and carries:
- the LOC106336314 gene encoding protein SAND-like; the encoded protein is MTTSDSSSSSSSSSANDFADRNPSTDPGTNSDRVQSQLESMNLSEPSVVSDGTPTDDDDEEVASANGNEGGVSNGGEEIEALPRAEEHPVEMEAGEEPPSPTSSGYDGERGSSGGASSTYKADEDEIREANVDADTASQHEAAWLPGKRHVDEDDASLSWRKRKKHFFILSNSGKPIYSRYGDEHKLAGFSATLQAIISFVENGGDRVNLVKAGKHQVVFLVKGPIYLVCISCTDETYEYLRGQLDLLYGQMIVILTKSIERCFEKNAKFDMTPLLGGTDAVFSSLVHSFSWNPATFLHAYTCLPLPYASRKATGTVLQDVCASGVLFALLMCRHKVVSLAGAQKASLHPDDLLLLSNFVMSSESFRTSESFSPICLPRYNPQAFLHAYVHFFDDDTYVILLTTRSDAFYHLKDGRVRIEAVLLKSNILTTVQRSIAEGGLRVEDLPIDRRLRQKPSSTNNQGQDSTEVSVGTGGPFGLWHFMYRSVYLDQYVSSEFSPPVTSHRQQKSLYRAYQKLYASMHEKGLGPHKTQYRRDENYTLLCWVTPDFELYAAFDPLADKAMAIKICNQVCQRVKEVENEVFLQGASPFSW